In a genomic window of Sulfurisphaera tokodaii str. 7:
- a CDS encoding sulfite oxidase-like oxidoreductase gives MQRQSPPNQHYVKKFIYYAALGVPHVDIQKYRLKISGLVENQLEFTYEQLLNMIDTKYTKDFHCVTGWSVADVEWEGIKLKKLAEMAKVKNEAKWVIFYSLDGYTATIPIEDALHEDTIIALKMNGKPLDIKAGFPARPFIPHLYGWKSAKWLTEIEFVKDYVDGFWEERGYHERGNVWEEERFKGEGFSHKGWKRNPIF, from the coding sequence ATGCAAAGACAGTCCCCTCCAAATCAACATTATGTGAAAAAGTTTATTTATTACGCAGCACTAGGAGTTCCTCATGTTGATATTCAGAAATATAGACTTAAAATCTCTGGATTAGTTGAGAATCAGCTAGAATTTACATATGAACAACTACTTAACATGATTGATACTAAGTATACTAAAGATTTCCACTGTGTAACTGGTTGGAGTGTTGCTGACGTTGAATGGGAAGGAATTAAATTGAAGAAGTTAGCTGAAATGGCCAAAGTCAAAAATGAGGCAAAATGGGTAATTTTCTATTCATTAGATGGATATACTGCTACAATTCCTATTGAAGATGCATTACATGAAGATACTATAATAGCTTTAAAAATGAATGGAAAACCGTTAGATATCAAAGCCGGATTTCCAGCAAGACCATTTATTCCCCATTTATATGGTTGGAAGAGTGCTAAATGGTTAACCGAAATAGAATTTGTAAAGGATTATGTTGATGGTTTTTGGGAAGAAAGAGGTTATCACGAGAGAGGAAATGTTTGGGAAGAAGAGAGATTTAAAGGCGAAGGATTTTCTCATAAAGGATGGAAAAGAAATCCTATCTTTTAA
- a CDS encoding glycosyltransferase, with amino-acid sequence MKRIEAIWFPEEIKSVWMITVELSNVASVGGLGNAVYNMAKGLAEQGINVTVIMPSHGRHLNDQYRSALKLRELSLTAYGDRIGMDGKRYPYALGFEEGRLDGFNVILVKGLDYNTGVLIDNWNVYNNIMEKSALLARGVQAYSVFSIPGNIPSVIHAHDWHAVLAGVMAKQTFETRKVVVPLVFTIHLLNKVGAPWHYASEDWAGLSNCPHYIWQVVSHKLYTTRQVWDELSQGLIEKFGAWEADVVTTVSKSYLTYDVYNFIGNWIENKSCVTYNGTDWSIDEVKNYARKIFNTEDRVEVRRRLYNMLENLRLIPEDYTTGNILWNNRFRIGIKDDWTYTRLDDGPLVLFAGRLVYQKGVDLLIRAFREVVNKIPNARLVILGLPSGDYGLLYDLVNKASEIGGNVRIIASYSMPKDIYKLFYYAASVFVVPSRWEPFGIVALEAMAVGTPVVAYAVGGLRESIIDLRSDINNGTGFIIGPENIWELYRGILTSLALSMSSETKNKNYLYMDDLILKTDDTDLWNKVRQNGIRRVEENFRWSATAKYLINCYSKAQTMAKYRASASF; translated from the coding sequence ATGAAAAGAATAGAAGCAATTTGGTTTCCAGAAGAAATAAAAAGCGTCTGGATGATAACAGTAGAATTATCAAATGTTGCTAGTGTTGGTGGATTGGGGAATGCAGTTTATAATATGGCTAAGGGATTAGCTGAGCAAGGAATAAACGTAACTGTAATAATGCCTAGTCATGGTCGACACTTAAATGACCAATATAGATCAGCGTTGAAGCTAAGAGAACTTTCTTTAACAGCATATGGAGATAGAATTGGAATGGACGGAAAGAGGTATCCTTACGCTTTAGGTTTTGAAGAAGGGAGATTAGACGGATTTAATGTGATTTTAGTTAAAGGACTTGATTATAATACTGGAGTATTAATTGATAATTGGAACGTTTATAATAACATAATGGAAAAATCAGCATTATTAGCTAGAGGAGTTCAAGCTTATTCTGTCTTTTCTATACCGGGCAATATACCTTCGGTAATTCATGCTCATGATTGGCATGCTGTACTAGCTGGAGTAATGGCAAAACAAACTTTTGAGACTAGGAAAGTTGTAGTTCCATTAGTGTTTACAATACACTTACTTAACAAAGTTGGAGCTCCTTGGCATTACGCTTCAGAAGATTGGGCTGGATTAAGCAATTGCCCTCATTATATCTGGCAAGTTGTTTCCCATAAATTATATACTACAAGACAAGTTTGGGATGAGTTGTCACAAGGGTTGATAGAAAAATTTGGAGCATGGGAAGCTGATGTAGTAACTACAGTAAGTAAAAGTTATCTTACATACGACGTTTACAATTTTATAGGAAACTGGATAGAGAACAAAAGTTGTGTAACTTATAACGGAACCGATTGGAGTATTGATGAAGTTAAAAATTACGCAAGAAAGATTTTCAATACAGAGGACAGAGTTGAGGTAAGGAGAAGATTATATAATATGCTCGAGAATTTAAGATTAATTCCAGAGGATTATACTACTGGAAACATTTTATGGAATAATAGGTTTAGGATTGGGATTAAAGATGATTGGACATACACAAGATTAGATGATGGTCCTTTAGTCCTATTTGCTGGAAGACTTGTGTATCAGAAAGGAGTTGACTTACTTATAAGAGCTTTTAGGGAGGTAGTTAACAAGATACCAAATGCTAGATTAGTAATTTTAGGTCTACCTTCAGGTGATTATGGCTTACTCTATGACTTAGTAAATAAGGCTTCTGAAATTGGTGGTAACGTTAGGATCATCGCGTCTTATTCCATGCCCAAGGATATTTACAAATTATTTTACTATGCTGCATCAGTATTTGTAGTCCCTTCTAGATGGGAACCTTTTGGAATAGTAGCTCTTGAGGCTATGGCTGTTGGCACTCCAGTTGTTGCCTATGCCGTTGGTGGCCTTAGAGAGTCTATTATAGATTTAAGGAGCGACATAAATAATGGAACAGGATTTATTATAGGACCAGAAAACATCTGGGAATTGTATAGGGGTATACTTACATCATTAGCTCTATCTATGAGTAGTGAGACTAAAAATAAGAATTACTTATATATGGATGACCTTATTTTAAAGACAGACGATACGGATTTATGGAATAAAGTTAGACAAAACGGAATTAGAAGAGTTGAGGAGAATTTTAGATGGAGTGCTACTGCAAAATATTTAATAAATTGTTATAGTAAAGCACAGACTATGGCTAAATATAGGGCTTCAGCATCGTTCTAA
- the thsA gene encoding thermosome subunit alpha, with translation MYSLFRQGTQKESGEDVLRSNILAVRTLSEMLKSSLGPRGLDKMLISSTNDVTVTNDGVTIVKEMDVQHPAAKLVVEAAKAQDTQVGDGTTSAVVLTGFLLEQAEKLLDQKVHPTIIIEGYKRASDIILSHSKEVAIKINTSDKDYLRKVTYTSLSSKFFSGESTLNKIIDISIDAVVSIAKKQDSSYNIDLSDIKFVKKRGESVDETELIRGFVLDKEVAHENMPRRIEKAKIAIIDFPLEVEKPEISAKMSFTSPDQIREALEEQSKYVKSLVDALANVGANVIVSQKGMDDIASYFMAKKKIIGVKNVSRSDLEKLAKSVGAKIITTIKDVSPDDLGYAEVVEERKIGNSKAVFFEGAKQGDAVTILIRGSSDIVMDELERSFQDSLNTVKNVLQYPYVVAGGGAFEMEMALKLREEARKIGGKEQLAVEAYADALEEFAITLAETAGLDSVDALVQLRNLHSKGLRNAGINVESGKVEEDMAKIGVLDPLIVKEQVIKSSTEAATAILKIDDYIAAAPAKPQPQQGQGGEGGGGMMPGMMG, from the coding sequence ATGTATAGTTTATTTAGGCAAGGTACACAAAAAGAAAGCGGAGAAGATGTATTAAGATCTAATATATTAGCTGTAAGAACCCTATCAGAAATGCTAAAAAGTAGCTTGGGTCCTAGAGGATTAGATAAGATGCTTATAAGCTCAACAAACGATGTAACAGTAACAAATGATGGAGTTACAATAGTTAAAGAAATGGATGTACAGCACCCAGCAGCAAAATTGGTTGTTGAAGCAGCAAAAGCTCAAGATACTCAAGTAGGAGACGGAACAACATCTGCTGTAGTATTAACTGGTTTCTTACTTGAACAAGCTGAGAAACTTTTAGATCAAAAAGTCCATCCAACAATTATTATTGAAGGATATAAAAGAGCTTCAGATATAATTCTTAGTCATAGCAAAGAAGTTGCAATAAAAATAAACACTTCAGATAAAGATTATTTAAGAAAAGTTACTTATACTTCATTATCAAGTAAATTCTTCTCTGGTGAATCTACACTTAACAAAATCATAGACATTTCAATAGATGCTGTAGTTTCTATAGCTAAAAAACAAGACTCGTCTTATAACATAGATCTTTCTGATATAAAATTTGTAAAGAAGAGAGGAGAAAGCGTAGATGAAACAGAACTTATTAGAGGATTTGTCCTAGATAAAGAAGTTGCTCATGAAAATATGCCAAGAAGAATAGAAAAGGCTAAGATAGCTATAATTGATTTTCCACTAGAAGTTGAAAAACCAGAAATCTCTGCAAAAATGAGTTTCACATCACCAGACCAGATAAGAGAGGCATTAGAAGAACAATCTAAATATGTTAAGTCCTTAGTAGATGCTTTAGCAAATGTTGGGGCAAACGTTATTGTTTCTCAAAAGGGTATGGATGATATAGCCTCTTACTTTATGGCTAAGAAGAAAATTATAGGAGTAAAGAATGTGAGTAGAAGTGATTTAGAGAAATTAGCAAAATCTGTTGGGGCAAAAATAATTACAACAATAAAAGATGTTTCACCCGACGATTTAGGATATGCTGAGGTGGTTGAAGAAAGAAAAATAGGAAATTCAAAGGCAGTATTCTTTGAAGGTGCAAAGCAGGGAGATGCTGTAACAATATTAATTAGAGGGTCTAGTGATATTGTTATGGATGAATTAGAGAGAAGTTTTCAAGATTCATTGAATACTGTAAAGAATGTTCTACAGTATCCTTACGTGGTGGCCGGTGGAGGAGCGTTTGAAATGGAGATGGCATTAAAGTTGAGAGAAGAGGCAAGAAAAATTGGAGGTAAAGAACAATTAGCTGTTGAAGCCTATGCTGATGCATTAGAGGAATTTGCTATAACATTAGCTGAAACAGCTGGTTTGGATAGTGTAGATGCTTTAGTTCAATTAAGGAACTTACATAGTAAAGGATTAAGAAATGCTGGGATTAATGTAGAGAGTGGTAAAGTTGAGGAGGATATGGCTAAAATTGGTGTTCTTGATCCATTAATAGTAAAAGAACAAGTTATAAAGAGTTCAACTGAAGCAGCAACAGCAATTTTAAAAATTGATGATTATATTGCAGCTGCTCCAGCAAAACCACAACCACAGCAAGGGCAAGGCGGAGAAGGAGGCGGCGGAATGATGCCCGGAATGATGGGTTAA
- a CDS encoding glycoside hydrolase family 57 protein, with protein sequence MRRLIIGFEVHQPFRIRRNYFWDPVIRGGPLTKYFDDNLNREIFERVKNKCYIPATRILLEEIENGESEGYDFKFFFSLSGTFIEQAEKWGKDVLELFQQLSYTHKVEFLSQTYYHSITSLWEDLTEWKEQVQMHKNLIRDYFGQEPVTFENTELLLTPRIVKEIEKLGFKVVITEGKESLLKGKSPNRVYRIRDTKLSLLLRNYRLSDDIAFRFSNPKWDQYPLTASKFADWVSWSEGEIGLIFVDYETFGEHHWPESGILDFLRWLPRELHRRGVEFKLPREVYKEYYDEIVIDSTVSWADINKDESSWLGNIMQWAYDEMVRRTEMLAKEAGGEYLKAWRYFTTSDHYYYMFLGSGGPAEVHSYFSSFNSPIDAFINEFYAITMFQDELLKLLNINNEPFIFYKNGKRSSEAWNENQFKEIINRTQEFKGYEKYLKEWLK encoded by the coding sequence ATGAGAAGACTGATTATAGGATTTGAAGTTCATCAACCATTTAGGATACGAAGAAACTACTTTTGGGATCCGGTTATTAGAGGTGGACCATTGACAAAATATTTTGATGATAACTTAAATAGGGAGATTTTTGAGAGAGTTAAAAACAAATGCTATATTCCAGCAACTAGAATTCTTCTTGAAGAGATTGAAAATGGGGAAAGTGAAGGTTATGATTTCAAATTCTTTTTTTCCTTATCTGGAACTTTCATAGAACAAGCTGAAAAGTGGGGTAAAGACGTCTTAGAGTTATTTCAGCAATTATCTTACACACATAAAGTTGAATTCTTATCCCAAACATATTATCACTCTATCACATCTCTTTGGGAAGATTTAACTGAATGGAAAGAACAAGTCCAAATGCATAAAAATTTAATTAGGGATTATTTTGGACAAGAACCTGTTACCTTTGAAAACACAGAATTACTTCTAACTCCTAGGATAGTGAAGGAGATTGAAAAGTTAGGATTTAAAGTTGTAATAACTGAAGGAAAAGAGAGCCTATTAAAGGGAAAGAGTCCAAATAGAGTATATAGAATAAGAGACACAAAACTTTCTCTACTTTTAAGGAATTATAGATTAAGCGATGATATAGCCTTTAGATTTTCTAACCCAAAATGGGATCAATATCCTTTAACTGCTTCAAAATTTGCTGACTGGGTATCATGGTCTGAGGGAGAAATAGGATTAATCTTTGTTGATTATGAAACTTTTGGTGAACATCATTGGCCAGAAAGTGGTATCCTTGATTTCTTAAGATGGTTACCGAGAGAACTTCATAGGAGAGGTGTGGAATTTAAACTTCCAAGAGAAGTTTATAAGGAATATTATGATGAGATAGTTATTGATTCCACAGTTTCTTGGGCAGACATTAATAAAGATGAAAGTAGTTGGCTAGGAAATATAATGCAATGGGCTTATGATGAAATGGTAAGAAGAACAGAAATGTTAGCAAAAGAAGCTGGAGGGGAATATCTTAAAGCGTGGAGATATTTTACAACTAGTGATCATTATTATTACATGTTTTTAGGAAGTGGCGGACCAGCTGAAGTTCACTCTTACTTCAGTTCTTTTAATTCTCCAATAGATGCATTCATTAACGAATTTTATGCAATTACAATGTTTCAGGATGAACTCCTTAAACTTTTAAACATTAATAACGAACCGTTCATATTTTATAAAAATGGAAAGAGAAGTAGTGAAGCGTGGAATGAAAATCAGTTTAAGGAAATTATAAATAGGACTCAGGAATTTAAAGGTTATGAAAAATATTTAAAAGAGTGGCTGAAATGA
- a CDS encoding CoA transferase subunit A gives MSKLISLEEGIKLVREGETITISGMSFHRNPMGFIYELVKSGTKNLGFVDREPGFGLEILLKYGVVRRVRAPMVTLEWFGIPPYFRRKVEQGEIEYLEDTCGAFIAGIRAGAFGVPFMPVKGIIGSDLVKLHEKVGSWKVIEDPFTNEKIVLVKAIIPDVAIIHVHKADEEGNAEILGPLYEDEYKAKAAKKVIITAEEIVPKSYFYGKRPTINAEYVTAVIHLPRGAEPTSMFGLYDVDWEKIIEELQPIG, from the coding sequence CAATTACCATAAGCGGTATGTCATTTCATAGGAATCCTATGGGATTTATATACGAATTAGTGAAAAGTGGTACTAAAAATTTAGGTTTCGTTGATAGAGAACCAGGTTTCGGTCTTGAAATACTTCTTAAATATGGAGTAGTAAGGAGAGTTAGGGCCCCAATGGTTACTTTAGAATGGTTTGGAATACCCCCATATTTTAGAAGGAAAGTCGAACAAGGAGAGATTGAATATTTGGAAGATACTTGTGGAGCCTTTATAGCCGGAATAAGAGCAGGAGCTTTTGGAGTCCCTTTTATGCCGGTTAAAGGAATAATAGGTTCGGATTTAGTAAAATTACATGAAAAAGTTGGTAGTTGGAAAGTAATTGAAGACCCATTTACTAATGAGAAAATCGTCCTAGTTAAAGCAATAATTCCAGATGTTGCCATAATTCATGTTCATAAAGCTGATGAAGAAGGAAATGCTGAGATTTTAGGCCCATTATATGAGGACGAATACAAGGCTAAAGCTGCAAAGAAAGTAATAATAACTGCTGAAGAGATAGTACCTAAATCTTATTTTTATGGAAAAAGACCAACAATAAACGCTGAATATGTTACAGCAGTAATTCATTTACCTAGAGGTGCGGAACCAACAAGTATGTTTGGATTATATGATGTTGATTGGGAAAAGATAATTGAGGAATTACAGCCAATTGGTTAA
- a CDS encoding glycoside hydrolase family 15 protein produces MRYLNIGNGRILINIDEFGRLTDLYFPYVGMENQSAGKPIRYYFFDGKNIYEDTKWKVTVNYMQDVNIAEIRADINETVSLVFYDFTDLHDPLYYRIIKILNKGNEEIKGKLIFLIDLDLYSSSFGDTAFFDPQTSSIIHYKSKRYVGAKLFGIMKELSEYTIGKDEVYYDVQDGRLSMKPIDNGNVQFAMAVDLDLLPKGTDKAYFVLAFERKLSDLRKLLSRISPTSVETTFTSNYMFWQNWIRRAKQINDKNVEKLYKISLLVIKNHMDVNGSIIASSDYSFVGLYGDSYNYCWPRDSAISAHALDIAGYGDIAMKHYQYISEVVTEEGFLYHKYNPDKTLASSWHPWIFRGKQIYPIQEDETALQVWAIANHYQIYKDIDELIDIFKNFLKPAIRFLMRYVEDGLPKPSFDLWEERYGIHIYTVSTVYGALVSASELARDIGDEVLASDMLDVAEYMKEEVLRRMVHNGRFIRRIDENGNKDLVIDASMYSPYFFGMVDVRDPIMINTIRAIENSIKVSGGIARYENDMYKRVKSQPNPWIITTLWLAEYYLDLGQREKALDYINWAMSRALPSGLLPEQVDPENFTSTSVVPLVWSHAEFIITVDKLISR; encoded by the coding sequence ATGAGATATCTCAATATAGGAAATGGTAGAATATTAATCAATATTGATGAGTTTGGAAGATTAACTGATCTTTATTTTCCATATGTTGGAATGGAAAATCAAAGTGCTGGTAAACCGATTAGATATTATTTCTTTGATGGAAAAAACATATATGAGGATACTAAGTGGAAAGTTACCGTAAATTATATGCAAGATGTAAATATAGCCGAGATACGAGCTGATATAAATGAGACCGTCTCATTAGTGTTTTATGATTTTACAGATCTTCATGATCCACTTTATTACAGAATCATTAAGATTTTGAATAAAGGAAATGAAGAAATAAAGGGAAAACTCATATTTCTTATAGATCTAGATTTATATTCAAGTTCGTTTGGTGACACTGCATTTTTTGATCCTCAAACTTCTTCAATAATACATTATAAATCTAAAAGATATGTAGGTGCGAAGCTTTTTGGAATAATGAAGGAACTAAGTGAGTACACAATAGGAAAAGACGAGGTTTATTATGATGTACAAGATGGGAGGCTTAGTATGAAACCAATTGATAATGGAAATGTACAATTCGCAATGGCTGTAGATTTAGATTTGCTTCCAAAAGGTACAGATAAAGCTTACTTCGTCTTAGCCTTTGAAAGGAAATTATCTGATTTGAGAAAACTTCTTTCAAGGATTTCTCCTACATCAGTTGAGACTACTTTTACAAGTAATTATATGTTTTGGCAAAATTGGATAAGGAGAGCTAAGCAGATCAATGACAAGAACGTAGAAAAATTGTATAAGATAAGTCTACTCGTTATAAAAAATCATATGGATGTCAATGGTTCGATTATAGCTTCTTCCGACTATAGTTTTGTTGGACTATATGGTGACTCATACAATTATTGTTGGCCTAGAGATAGCGCAATTTCAGCTCACGCATTAGATATTGCCGGTTACGGAGATATTGCAATGAAACATTATCAATATATTTCTGAAGTAGTCACAGAAGAAGGTTTTTTGTATCATAAATATAATCCAGATAAGACGTTAGCTAGCTCATGGCATCCATGGATTTTTAGAGGTAAACAGATTTATCCAATTCAAGAAGATGAAACTGCATTACAAGTATGGGCTATTGCTAATCACTATCAAATATACAAAGATATTGATGAACTTATAGATATTTTTAAAAATTTTCTAAAACCAGCAATAAGGTTCCTCATGAGATATGTAGAAGATGGTTTGCCTAAGCCGAGTTTTGATTTATGGGAAGAAAGATATGGTATTCACATTTACACAGTATCAACTGTTTACGGAGCTCTAGTCTCGGCTTCTGAATTAGCAAGGGATATTGGAGATGAAGTATTAGCATCTGACATGCTAGATGTTGCTGAATACATGAAAGAAGAAGTATTAAGAAGAATGGTGCATAATGGCAGATTTATAAGAAGAATTGATGAGAACGGAAACAAAGATCTCGTTATAGATGCTAGTATGTATTCTCCTTACTTTTTCGGAATGGTTGACGTAAGGGATCCTATTATGATTAACACAATAAGAGCTATTGAAAATTCAATAAAGGTAAGTGGCGGTATCGCAAGGTACGAGAATGATATGTACAAAAGAGTAAAGAGTCAGCCTAATCCCTGGATAATTACTACATTATGGTTAGCTGAGTATTATTTAGACCTAGGACAAAGAGAAAAGGCATTAGATTACATTAATTGGGCTATGAGTAGAGCTTTACCTAGTGGATTATTACCAGAACAAGTTGATCCTGAAAATTTTACATCTACTTCTGTCGTTCCTCTAGTGTGGTCTCATGCAGAATTTATAATTACAGTAGATAAGTTAATATCCAGATAA
- a CDS encoding DUF4954 family protein, producing the protein MAWKLEDIKVIIPIGGEATRLRPLTVETSKAAVRLLNRPLIEYTILELARQGIKEFIFGVKGYVNYRSLFDLYKEGIGFSARYHIKPRVHFKYIPRAETVGNAHAVKIAVEYYDVKEPFLVVQGDNLFKLDVKKVLEYHEEKKAFMTIVLKKVESVEEFGVAELDNDMKIKRFVEKPKRREEAPSDLANTGIYVISPEIRDVFKSEEVEEMLKLGKMDFGKDIIPYLIKKGYPVYGYVTENLWFDVGTPDRYLEAMLTLLKTLSDEDMQGLRIDANRRIFVQGTSPDSRKRRVIIKRMYKKGDLKLEGDILIGRHCQIGSGTYIEESAIDNFTIIGKSVKIVRSSIMDRVYIGDNAVIENSIIGRHVEIRSTSSKPTKIINSVIADDAVIGEGSEITNSKIYPHKLINSESKIYDTILT; encoded by the coding sequence ATGGCATGGAAACTAGAAGATATAAAAGTTATAATCCCTATAGGCGGTGAAGCAACAAGATTAAGACCATTAACCGTGGAAACATCAAAAGCTGCAGTAAGGTTACTAAATAGACCGTTAATAGAATACACGATTTTAGAATTAGCGAGACAAGGTATAAAGGAGTTTATTTTTGGAGTAAAAGGATATGTTAATTATAGGTCTTTATTTGATCTATATAAAGAAGGTATAGGATTTTCAGCAAGGTATCATATAAAGCCAAGAGTTCACTTCAAATATATTCCAAGAGCTGAGACTGTTGGAAATGCACATGCTGTCAAAATTGCTGTAGAATATTATGATGTAAAGGAACCGTTTCTTGTAGTTCAAGGGGATAATCTCTTTAAACTTGATGTTAAGAAAGTTCTTGAGTATCATGAGGAAAAGAAGGCTTTTATGACTATAGTTTTAAAGAAAGTTGAGAGTGTTGAAGAGTTTGGTGTGGCAGAGTTAGATAACGATATGAAAATAAAGAGGTTTGTTGAGAAGCCAAAAAGAAGAGAAGAAGCACCTTCAGATTTGGCAAATACTGGAATTTACGTAATTAGCCCAGAGATACGTGATGTATTTAAGAGCGAAGAAGTAGAGGAAATGTTAAAATTAGGTAAAATGGATTTCGGTAAGGATATAATACCCTACCTTATTAAGAAGGGTTATCCGGTTTATGGATATGTCACAGAAAATCTATGGTTTGATGTTGGTACACCAGATAGATATTTGGAAGCAATGCTAACATTACTAAAGACTCTCTCTGATGAAGATATGCAAGGTCTGAGGATTGATGCTAACAGAAGGATTTTCGTTCAAGGAACTAGTCCGGACTCCAGAAAGAGAAGGGTAATCATAAAGAGAATGTACAAAAAAGGGGATTTAAAACTAGAAGGCGATATACTTATTGGAAGGCATTGTCAAATTGGCAGTGGGACTTACATTGAGGAATCTGCCATAGATAACTTTACAATAATAGGAAAAAGTGTTAAAATTGTGAGAAGTTCTATAATGGATAGAGTATACATAGGAGATAATGCTGTAATTGAAAATTCTATAATTGGTAGACATGTTGAGATAAGATCCACTTCTTCAAAACCTACTAAAATAATTAATAGTGTCATTGCTGATGATGCTGTAATAGGAGAGGGTAGTGAAATTACTAATTCAAAAATCTATCCTCATAAACTTATAAATTCTGAGAGTAAGATATACGATACGATATTAACATGA
- a CDS encoding CoA-transferase subunit beta, translated as MIIEHVSKAISLLLEDGEKVYIGLNSIPAILGAFLARDVYNKKIRILGVAEADNPKSVSISPSTGNPFYSEEAPVMITADSFDLFQKGLLDVMFLGPVQIDEETNVNLSVIGSYEKPKVRLTGGAATAYLMPLAKKVILWNLKHSKRSLVKKVDFITGTAKYSNNNVFLVTNLGIMKYDRGFKKWIVTHVYPWSNCNVIKDNTDFDIICENVGKVEVTQEDLNFINKVDPYNLRSALEGL; from the coding sequence ATGATAATTGAACATGTAAGTAAAGCTATTTCATTACTTTTAGAGGATGGAGAAAAAGTATACATAGGATTAAATTCTATTCCAGCAATTCTTGGTGCTTTTCTAGCTCGAGATGTTTACAATAAGAAAATTAGGATTTTGGGAGTTGCAGAAGCTGATAACCCAAAAAGTGTTTCCATTTCCCCTTCAACCGGTAATCCATTTTATTCTGAAGAAGCTCCAGTAATGATAACTGCTGATTCATTTGATTTATTTCAAAAAGGCTTATTAGACGTAATGTTTCTAGGACCGGTACAAATAGATGAAGAAACAAACGTAAATCTTTCAGTTATTGGAAGTTATGAAAAACCAAAAGTTAGACTTACAGGAGGTGCAGCAACAGCATATCTAATGCCTTTAGCAAAAAAAGTGATACTTTGGAATCTAAAACATTCAAAACGTTCATTAGTGAAGAAAGTTGATTTTATCACAGGCACCGCTAAATATTCAAATAATAATGTTTTTCTAGTAACTAACTTAGGTATAATGAAATATGATAGAGGGTTTAAAAAATGGATTGTAACTCATGTATATCCGTGGAGTAATTGTAATGTAATAAAAGATAATACAGATTTCGATATTATATGCGAAAATGTAGGAAAAGTAGAAGTTACTCAAGAAGATTTGAATTTTATAAATAAAGTTGACCCCTATAATCTTAGGTCTGCTTTAGAGGGATTATGA